In a single window of the Streptomyces sp. CGMCC 4.7035 genome:
- a CDS encoding ABC transporter permease, translated as MTRLDPSDTAPDTLVGGPRRGRVRRPGVPLPLLLPALAGLAFLLLPLIALLLRAPWRTLPDQLTGPEVWQALKLSLVSATAATAVSLVLGVPLAWLLARTDFPGRGLVRALVTLPLVLPPVVGGVALLLALGRNGVVGRWLNAWFGITLPFTTAGVVVAEAFVAMPFLVISVEGTLRAADPRYEEAATTLGASRFTAFRRVTLPLIAPGIAAGAVLAWARALGEFGATITFAGNFPGRTQTMPLAVYLALQNDPEAAIALSLVLLAVSIAVLAGLRDRWMTAS; from the coding sequence ATGACCCGGCTCGACCCGTCCGACACCGCGCCCGACACCCTGGTGGGCGGGCCGCGGCGCGGGCGTGTCCGCCGCCCCGGAGTGCCGCTGCCGCTGCTGCTGCCCGCCCTGGCAGGTCTGGCGTTCCTGCTGCTGCCGCTGATCGCCCTGCTCCTGCGGGCCCCGTGGCGCACGCTGCCGGACCAGCTGACCGGTCCGGAGGTCTGGCAGGCTCTGAAACTGTCCCTGGTGAGCGCGACCGCCGCCACCGCCGTGAGCCTGGTGCTCGGCGTGCCGCTGGCATGGCTGCTGGCCCGTACAGACTTCCCGGGCCGGGGCCTGGTACGGGCCCTGGTGACGCTGCCGCTCGTGCTCCCCCCGGTGGTGGGCGGTGTGGCCCTGCTGCTGGCGCTCGGGCGCAACGGGGTCGTGGGGCGATGGCTGAACGCGTGGTTCGGGATCACACTGCCGTTCACCACGGCCGGGGTGGTGGTGGCCGAGGCGTTCGTGGCGATGCCGTTCCTCGTCATCAGCGTCGAGGGCACGCTGCGGGCCGCCGATCCGCGCTACGAGGAGGCGGCCACGACGCTCGGCGCGTCCCGCTTCACCGCGTTCCGCCGGGTCACGCTGCCGCTGATCGCGCCGGGCATCGCGGCCGGTGCCGTGCTCGCGTGGGCGCGGGCGCTCGGCGAGTTCGGCGCGACGATCACCTTCGCGGGCAACTTCCCCGGTCGTACGCAGACGATGCCGCTGGCCGTCTATCTGGCGCTCCAGAACGACCCGGAGGCCGCGATCGCCCTGAGCCTGGTGCTGCTCGCCGTGTCCATCGCGGTCCTGGCGGGGCTGCGGGACCGTTGGATGACGGCCTCATGA
- the modA gene encoding molybdate ABC transporter substrate-binding protein has protein sequence MTRSARRTRRMLQVTGAGAAALLALSACSSSSDSSDASSSPKSGSSASSSPKLSGTVTVFAAASLKESFTTLGTEFEKEHPGTKVSFNFAGSDSLAASITGGAPADVFAAASPKTMAIVTDKKDAVGTPATFVRNQLEIATLPGNPDKVSSLKDLTKSGLKVVLCDKTVPCGAAAQKALDASILKLTPVSYEQDVKSALTKVELKEADAAVVYRTDVKAAGDKVEGVEFPESAKAINDYPIVLLKNAPNAEAAKAFIALVQSAEGSKVLTEAGFLKP, from the coding sequence ATGACCCGTTCCGCACGCCGGACCCGCCGGATGCTGCAGGTGACCGGTGCGGGGGCCGCCGCGCTGCTGGCCCTGAGCGCCTGCTCCTCGTCGTCGGACTCGTCCGATGCGAGCTCCTCCCCCAAGTCGGGCTCCTCGGCTTCCTCGTCACCGAAGCTGTCCGGCACGGTCACCGTCTTCGCCGCCGCCTCCCTCAAGGAGAGCTTCACCACCCTGGGCACGGAGTTCGAGAAGGAACACCCTGGCACGAAGGTGTCCTTCAACTTCGCCGGCAGCGACTCCCTCGCCGCGAGCATCACCGGGGGTGCCCCGGCCGACGTCTTCGCCGCGGCGAGCCCCAAGACCATGGCGATCGTGACGGACAAGAAGGACGCGGTCGGCACGCCCGCCACCTTCGTGCGCAACCAGCTGGAGATCGCCACCCTCCCCGGCAACCCCGACAAGGTCTCCTCCCTGAAGGACCTCACCAAGTCCGGCCTGAAGGTGGTGCTGTGCGACAAGACGGTGCCGTGCGGGGCCGCCGCGCAGAAGGCGCTGGACGCGAGCATCCTCAAGCTCACGCCGGTGTCGTACGAGCAGGACGTCAAGAGCGCCCTGACGAAGGTGGAGCTGAAGGAGGCCGACGCCGCGGTCGTCTACAGGACCGATGTGAAGGCGGCGGGTGACAAGGTGGAGGGCGTGGAGTTCCCCGAGTCGGCGAAGGCGATCAACGACTACCCGATCGTGCTGCTCAAGAACGCGCCCAACGCCGAGGCGGCCAAGGCGTTCATCGCGCTCGTCCAGTCGGCCGAGGGCAGCAAGGTCCTGACCGAGGCCGGGTTCCTGAAGCCATGA
- a CDS encoding molybdopterin-dependent oxidoreductase, producing MGQSLTEPVAEAAAPAELVLTGDLARPARLTVPDLLAWLQHEARVTFECATSGARHHRFAGPLLHDVLSAAGPVFDPARRKDRLRFLIAVTGADGHHALLSWAEIDPDFGRAPVLLAAVMDDTPLDRSGPQLVLPQDRCGARYVSGINAIRVDGGYGPWK from the coding sequence GTGGGCCAGTCCCTGACGGAACCGGTCGCCGAGGCCGCTGCACCGGCGGAACTCGTGCTGACCGGCGACCTGGCGCGTCCCGCCCGGCTGACCGTGCCCGACCTGCTCGCCTGGCTCCAGCACGAGGCGCGCGTCACCTTCGAGTGCGCCACGAGCGGCGCACGGCACCACCGGTTCGCGGGCCCGCTGCTGCACGACGTGCTCTCGGCCGCGGGTCCCGTGTTCGATCCCGCCCGGCGCAAGGACCGTCTGCGCTTCCTGATCGCCGTCACGGGCGCGGACGGCCACCACGCCCTGTTGTCCTGGGCCGAGATCGACCCGGACTTCGGCCGCGCGCCCGTGCTGCTGGCGGCCGTCATGGACGACACCCCGCTCGACCGGTCCGGACCTCAGCTCGTGCTGCCGCAGGACCGGTGCGGGGCGCGGTACGTCAGCGGCATCAACGCGATACGGGTGGACGGCGGTTACGGCCCGTGGAAGTGA
- a CDS encoding TOBE domain-containing protein, protein MQSYTIGQAARLLGVSPDTARRWADAGRVATRRDESGRRVIDGRDLAAFSVELARGGTGEEDVPSYTSARNAFPGIVTAVKLGDVAAQVEIQAGPHRLVSLLTREAVEELGLEVGMEATARVKSTNVHIDRA, encoded by the coding sequence ATGCAGTCCTACACAATCGGCCAGGCCGCCCGTCTGCTGGGAGTGAGTCCGGACACCGCGCGACGGTGGGCGGACGCGGGCCGGGTGGCGACCCGGCGCGACGAGAGCGGCCGCCGGGTCATCGACGGCAGGGACCTGGCCGCGTTCTCGGTGGAGTTGGCGCGCGGCGGCACCGGCGAGGAGGACGTCCCCTCGTACACCTCGGCCCGCAACGCGTTCCCGGGGATCGTCACCGCCGTGAAGCTCGGTGACGTGGCCGCCCAGGTGGAGATCCAGGCGGGCCCGCACCGCCTGGTCTCCCTGCTGACCCGGGAGGCCGTGGAGGAGCTGGGTCTGGAGGTCGGGATGGAGGCCACGGCCCGCGTGAAGTCGACGAACGTCCATATCGACCGGGCCTGA